The Candidatus Hydrogenedentota bacterium genome includes a window with the following:
- a CDS encoding GNAT family N-acetyltransferase: MIRLYAREDLDDLLETWYTASRMAHSFLPDEFFDIERHNMTDIYLPMADTYVCEDEGRVVGFIALIKNEVGALFVHPEFHGRGYGRALMDHARRMRGDLEVEVFKENRIGREFYRRYGFTFHEEHVHEETGETLYHLVYTENRANTPRT, encoded by the coding sequence ATGATTCGCCTGTACGCGCGAGAAGATCTGGACGATCTGCTGGAGACGTGGTACACGGCGTCCCGGATGGCGCATTCCTTCCTTCCCGACGAGTTCTTCGATATCGAGCGCCACAACATGACGGATATCTACCTTCCGATGGCGGATACCTACGTGTGCGAGGACGAGGGGCGCGTGGTGGGCTTTATCGCGCTGATCAAGAACGAGGTCGGGGCGCTCTTTGTGCATCCGGAGTTCCACGGGCGCGGGTATGGCCGCGCGCTGATGGACCATGCCCGCCGGATGCGCGGCGATCTGGAAGTCGAAGTGTTCAAGGAGAACCGTATCGGCCGCGAGTTTTACCGGCGCTACGGGTTCACCTTTCACGAGGAGCACGTGCACGAGGAGACGGGGGAAACGCTGTATCACCTCGTGTACACGGAAAACCGCGCCAACACGCCACGCACCTGA
- a CDS encoding helix-turn-helix transcriptional regulator → MSERLVVRNRVRELRVKLKLRQADLAKRVDVTRQTILAIEKDRLNPSIRLSLKIARELGRPVDHVFYLEEPAAAGPLCEDMAVAGN, encoded by the coding sequence ATGAGTGAACGCCTTGTAGTTCGGAATCGCGTGCGCGAGTTGCGCGTTAAGCTTAAGTTGCGGCAGGCCGACCTGGCAAAGCGCGTGGACGTCACCCGGCAGACGATACTGGCCATCGAAAAAGATCGGCTGAACCCGTCTATCCGGCTGAGCCTGAAGATCGCCCGGGAATTGGGGCGTCCGGTGGACCACGTGTTTTATCTGGAAGAACCCGCCGCAGCGGGGCCATTGTGCGAAGATATGGCCGTCGCGGGCAATTGA